The DNA segment TCCAACCCGCATTACCGTAGGTCGCTAAGGTAAAAAAGATAACCCAGAAGTAGATAGCACCCGATGCATTAAGGGTAAATACATCGACATAGACTTCACGGCTCGGCACAAAATAGGATACAAAGGTCATGGCCGTGATGAGCGAAAGCACAATCCATGCGGTATGTTTTGCCGTTTTGCGCCAGATTTTGTCAAAACCCCATGGCATTTGATCTAACTTAATGCGTTTATTACGGGCCCCTTCGAGTTTTTCTTCGAACCAGATGAACATAAACGTCCATACGGTTTGCGGGCAGGTGTAACCACACCAGACTCGGCCGAGGTAGGTTGTCACGAAAAATAACGCAAAGGCGGCTATCATAAAGAGAGCGGCAAGCAAGGTCAGATCCTGTGGCCAAATAGTTAAACCAAAGACGTGGAACTTCTGCTCAGCCAGATTGAACCAAACGGCTTGACGGTCTCCCCAAGGGATCCAAGGTAAAATAAGGAAGAAGAGCATTGCGACCCAGCCCATACGGCGGCGTACGCTACTCCATAATCCATCGATGGCCCGGACATAAATCCGGTTGCGGGGGTTAAAGCGATCAGCCTTATCTGCATCTGGCTGGTGAATCTTAATTCGATTGGTTTTCGAATAGTCCTTGTTATTAGATTCTGCGTTCATCGTGACAGCCTTTTACTGCTTTAATATTGGACGAAAACTGGCTTATTATACCCATATTATTAATGGTTATTCACTTATGTTGGACTAAAAGATGAAAGGTTGGATCATATTAGCGCTCCTGTGTGGTGCATTATATTACTTATACACCGAAACAGACAAACTAGATGCACCTATAGCTAAAACAGAGGAAATGGTTCAGAAGATAGAAAACAAAATGGGCTCGATGACGGGCACCCAAATTATTAAGATCGATCAGAAACGCACTAAGGCTCGAACAGCCATTTTGGAGCGACTATCGGCTCCTGAAGTCGAAGAGTTTAATAAAATCCCACTTACCGAAGACGGCATTGCCGATTTTCAAGACAGCTACTGCGGCACTAAGGCGCCCGAGCACCCAATCTTTAGCCGAGATAACCTGTTTTATATCTGCGATAACCTCTAATCCAACTTACAGGCAAACGGAATTTTGCAACCCATCACTAAGCATGGCGCTTAAGCGATTGACCAAAGACATGATTCCGCCTAGCCTTTGAACTTCAATTACATAGGCCTTGTATCATGACTAAACCAGTATCAGATATTTTTGATCCCGCACTGTGGGATGAAGTCAGCGGATTTAACTTTGACGATATCACTTACCATAGAGCCAAAGCCCACGGCACAGTGCGTATCGCCATCAACCGTCCAGATTGCCTCAATGCCTTCCGCCCAAAGACGGTCGACGAGTTGTATATCGCCCTCGATCACGCTCGCCAATGGTCCGATGTAGGTTGTGTGTTACTCACAGGCAATGGCCCCTCGGCCAAAGGACAATATTCGTTTTCCTCCGGTGGCGATCAACGTATTCGCGGCAAAGATGGTTATAAATATGAAGGCGCAGAAGAAGGCAAAGCCGATTTAGCCAGAATGGGGCGTTTACATATCCTCGAAGTCCAACGATTGATCCGCTTTATGCCTAAAGTGGTGATCGCCGTCGTGCCGGGTTGGGCGGTGGGTGGCGGCCATAGTTTACACGTTGTCTGCGACTTAACCTTAGCCTCGAAGGAACACGCAGTCTTCAAACAAACCGATCCCGATGTCGCGAGTTTCGACTCAGGCTACGGCAGTGCTTATCTTGCCAAGATGATTGGCCAAAAGCGTGCGCGAGAAATTTTCTTCTGTGGCTTTAACTACAGTGCCGATGAAGCGTTTGCCATGGGAATGGTGAATAAATCGGTTCCCCATGCCGAACTCGAAGTTGAAGCATTAAGATGGGCCAAAGAGATTAACTCCAAATCGCCGACAGCAATGCGTATGTTGAAGTACGGCTTTAACATGACCGACGACGGTATGGTCGGCCAGCAACTGTTTGCGGGTGAAGCGACGCGTTTAGCCTATGCCAGCGCAGAAGCTCAAGAAGGGCGCGATGCTTTCCTCGAGAAACGTGACCAGGACTTTTCCGCGTTTCCTTGGCATTACTAATCGAAGTTGATTGCCATATAAAGCCCTCATTTGAGGGCTTTATATTTTTTAGCGCTTATAGATAGAAAAAACCGTTTAAACTAATCTCAAAATACGGGTTTAAATTTTAATGAGAATTGTTATCATCTAATCATTCCCAATTGGGGCTAACATTAGAGGATAAGATCATGACCAAGACATTAACTTTTGCCGTATTACATTTCAGCGTTGCCTTCACCGTTACCTATTTATTAACTGGTAGTGTTTTGGTCGGTGGTGCCGTCGCCTTAGTTGAGCCAGCGATAAACACTGTAGTGTTTTATTTCCACGATAAAGTATGGAAACGTTTCGAGGCAAAAAAGCAGAACGCACTTAATGCAATAACGGCTTAATACACTCAGCCACCAGCACATACTCTAATAAAGCCCCAATAAAAAACCGCCATACAGGCGGTTTTTTATTGCTTCCGATTTATTCCACCGTCACCGATTTAGCGAGGTTACGTGGTTGATCCACATCGGTGCCCTTAATTAAAGCAACGTGATACGAGAGCAACTGTAATGGGATAGTGTAAATCAGCGGCGCCATAAAGATATCGCAGTGTGGAACTGGGATAACCTTCATGGTTTCGTCAGATTCAAACTCAGCATCCACATCGGCGAAGACATACATTAAGCCGCCACGGGCACGCACTTCTTCAACGTTAGATTTCAGCTTTTCTAACAGTTCGTTGTTTGGTGCCACCACGATGACGGGCATGTCGGCATCAATCAACGCCAGTGGGCCATGTTTCAGCTCGCCAGAGGCATATGCCTCAGCATGGATGTAGGAGATTTCTTTAAGTTTTAGCGCACCTTCCATCGCAATCGGGTACTGATCGCCACGACCAAGGAATAAGGCATGGTGTTTGTCGGCAAAGTCTTCCGCCAATTCAGCAATCGCATCATCTAAACCTAGGGCTTGTTCCACTTTGGCGGGCATAGACTGTAGGCTTTGAGTGATCTCCGCCTGCATTTGCTCCGACATACCATTATGGCGACCGATCACCGCCGTCAGCATTAATAAACCCGCTAATTGCACGGTAAAGGCTTTAGTTGAAGCAACGCCAATCTCAGCGCCCGCTTTCATCATGTACGCCATGTCAGACTCACGAACTAAGGAAGAGCCTGGAGCGTTACAGATAGTCAGCGTCGCCTTATAACCCATTTCTTTAGCGAGGCGCATCGCCGCCAGCGTATCGGCAGTCTCGCCCGATTGAGAAATGGTCACCAACAGGCTGTTCGGGAATAAATGCGACTTACGGTAGCGGAATTCGGAGGCGATTTCGACATTACAAGAAACGCCGGCCCAATCCTCTAACCAATAACGCGCCGCCATACCCGCATGGTAACTAGTACCACAGGCAATGATTTGCACGTGCTTGATATCTTTTAAAAACTCAGCAGCATTATCACCAAAAGCCGTGTCGAGCACTTGCTTGTTAGCGATGCGACCTTCGATAGTGCGTGTCAGCGCCAATGGCTGCTCATAAATCTCTTTGAGCATATAGTGGCGATATTCACCTTTGTCACCGGCATCGTGGGTGATTTCTGATTCTTTAACTTCGCGCTCAACTTTATTGCCATGCACATCGAAAATGCTCACGGTGCGACGAGTCACTTCAGCCACGTCACCTTCTTCTAAAAACGCGAAAGAACGGGTCACAGGCAATAGCGCCAGTTGATCAGACGCGACAAAGTTTTCACCTAAACCAAAACCAATCACCAGTGGACTGCCTGAACGTGCCACAACCATGCGCTCGCTATCGCGGCGGTCAATCACCACAGTGCCATAAGCGCCTTCGAGTTGTTTCACCGTGGCTTGCACCGCTGCCAGTAAAGTGTCGTTAGATTTCAATTCATGGTGAACTAAGTGGCAAATCACTTCGGTGTCGGTATCTGAGCTAAAGTGATAACCCAACTCTTTAAGCATTTCGCGCAGTTTATGATGGTTTTCGATAATGCCATTGTGCACCACGGCAATATCGCCTTCAGATAAATGTGGGTGAGCATTGCGCTCGCTTGGCTCACCATGGGTCGCCCAACGAGTATGAGCAATCCCAGTGCCGCCCGCTAACGGGTCGGTTTCGAGTGCGGCAGAGAGCTCCTGCACTTTACCCACGCGGCGCGTGCGATTAAGTTCGCCATTGTGGATCACGGCAACACCTGCGGAGTCATATCCACGATATTCTAAACGACGTAAACCTTCGACCAGAATTTCGGCCACATCCCTTTGCGCCACGGCGCCAACGATTCCGCACATAGTTTTTACCTATAAAATGAAAATAAAAATGAAGTTGTTTGAGACATTTGCTTTGGCTTATCACGGGCAAATGCCTAAGGCGAGTAGGGCGCTAAGATGACTTTCACGCCTTGCTCGGTAATTTGGTTAAGGGCGCTCTCTTCGATGCGAGCATCGGTGACTAGCACACTGATTTGCGACCAAGGTAGTTCTAAATTAGGGATCCGCTTACCAATTTTGTCCGAATCCACCATAACGATCACTTCGCGCGAAACCTCAGCCATCACCTTGCTTAAACCTGTCAGCTCATTAAAGGTGGTGGTGCCGCGCGCTAAATCGATACCGTCGGCACCGATAAACAGTTGGTCGAAGTTATAGGAGCGTAATACTTGCTCGGCCACTTGCCCCTGGAACGACTCAGAATGGGGATCCCAGGTTCCGCCAGTCATCAATAGGGTCGGCTCATTTTCAAGCTCATGAATCGCATTAGCCAAATGCAAGGCATTGGTCATGACCACCAGCCCTCGCTTGTGGTTAAGTTCAGCA comes from the Shewanella mangrovisoli genome and includes:
- a CDS encoding 1,4-dihydroxy-2-naphthoyl-CoA synthase is translated as MTKPVSDIFDPALWDEVSGFNFDDITYHRAKAHGTVRIAINRPDCLNAFRPKTVDELYIALDHARQWSDVGCVLLTGNGPSAKGQYSFSSGGDQRIRGKDGYKYEGAEEGKADLARMGRLHILEVQRLIRFMPKVVIAVVPGWAVGGGHSLHVVCDLTLASKEHAVFKQTDPDVASFDSGYGSAYLAKMIGQKRAREIFFCGFNYSADEAFAMGMVNKSVPHAELEVEALRWAKEINSKSPTAMRMLKYGFNMTDDGMVGQQLFAGEATRLAYASAEAQEGRDAFLEKRDQDFSAFPWHY
- a CDS encoding DUF2061 domain-containing protein is translated as MTKTLTFAVLHFSVAFTVTYLLTGSVLVGGAVALVEPAINTVVFYFHDKVWKRFEAKKQNALNAITA
- the glmS gene encoding glutamine--fructose-6-phosphate transaminase (isomerizing) encodes the protein MCGIVGAVAQRDVAEILVEGLRRLEYRGYDSAGVAVIHNGELNRTRRVGKVQELSAALETDPLAGGTGIAHTRWATHGEPSERNAHPHLSEGDIAVVHNGIIENHHKLREMLKELGYHFSSDTDTEVICHLVHHELKSNDTLLAAVQATVKQLEGAYGTVVIDRRDSERMVVARSGSPLVIGFGLGENFVASDQLALLPVTRSFAFLEEGDVAEVTRRTVSIFDVHGNKVEREVKESEITHDAGDKGEYRHYMLKEIYEQPLALTRTIEGRIANKQVLDTAFGDNAAEFLKDIKHVQIIACGTSYHAGMAARYWLEDWAGVSCNVEIASEFRYRKSHLFPNSLLVTISQSGETADTLAAMRLAKEMGYKATLTICNAPGSSLVRESDMAYMMKAGAEIGVASTKAFTVQLAGLLMLTAVIGRHNGMSEQMQAEITQSLQSMPAKVEQALGLDDAIAELAEDFADKHHALFLGRGDQYPIAMEGALKLKEISYIHAEAYASGELKHGPLALIDADMPVIVVAPNNELLEKLKSNVEEVRARGGLMYVFADVDAEFESDETMKVIPVPHCDIFMAPLIYTIPLQLLSYHVALIKGTDVDQPRNLAKSVTVE
- a CDS encoding DeoR/GlpR family DNA-binding transcription regulator; protein product: MNKRNTQQRRHSIISILNEQGEVSVDELSLRFETSEVTIRKDLAELEKTGLLLRRYGGAVAIPDEVTQQFSAKIAPNKLSIAKAAAQLIKDHNRIIIDSGTTTSGLIAELNHKRGLVVMTNALHLANAIHELENEPTLLMTGGTWDPHSESFQGQVAEQVLRSYNFDQLFIGADGIDLARGTTTFNELTGLSKVMAEVSREVIVMVDSDKIGKRIPNLELPWSQISVLVTDARIEESALNQITEQGVKVILAPYSP